A part of Bacillota bacterium genomic DNA contains:
- a CDS encoding transcriptional regulator: MDLVRIGDKVVNKSKIYRAVDKILELRSSGLAQQEVADQMGIDRAFVSKVESMGEVRRGGRVALIGFPVKNKEELAAVAASEGVDMVMLMTDKERWQWVREKSGEVLLAEVMALITTAKNHDAVIFIGSDMRIRLAEAILGAKVVGIEIGISPIKEDKYVDPERLRSLIRGLRV; this comes from the coding sequence ATGGACCTGGTCAGGATAGGCGACAAGGTAGTCAACAAGAGCAAGATCTACCGGGCGGTGGATAAGATCCTCGAGCTCAGGTCATCCGGGCTGGCCCAGCAGGAAGTGGCCGACCAGATGGGCATAGACCGCGCCTTCGTGTCGAAGGTGGAATCCATGGGCGAGGTGCGGCGGGGGGGTCGGGTCGCCCTGATCGGGTTTCCGGTCAAGAACAAGGAAGAGTTGGCAGCCGTGGCCGCGTCGGAGGGCGTTGACATGGTCATGCTCATGACCGACAAAGAAAGGTGGCAGTGGGTGAGGGAGAAAAGCGGCGAAGTGCTCCTTGCCGAGGTAATGGCCCTCATCACCACGGCGAAGAACCACGATGCGGTGATATTCATAGGGTCCGACATGAGGATCAGGCTCGCGGAGGCGATACTGGGCGCGAAGGTGGTCGGCATCGAGATCGGGATCTCGCCGATCAAGGAGGATAAGTACGTGGACCCGGAACGGTTGAGGAGTCTCATTCGGGGTCTCAGGGTGTAG
- a CDS encoding quinate 5-dehydrogenase, whose amino-acid sequence MKRVISVSLGSSKRDHSARVTVLGQEFLVERVGTDGDMEKAVRMIRELDGKVAAFGMGGIDLYISAGGRRYAFREGKKIARAAKVTPIVDGSGLKNTLERRVVEYLVKNDVVPLRGKRVLLVCGVDRFGMAEALAEAGCDLIFGDLIFTIGVPVPIRSLRMLDILARILAPILVQLPFEMLYPTGKKQEQTVPKYGK is encoded by the coding sequence GTGAAGCGGGTCATAAGCGTGAGCCTTGGGTCGTCGAAGAGGGACCATTCCGCAAGAGTGACAGTCCTCGGGCAGGAATTCCTGGTCGAACGAGTGGGCACGGACGGGGACATGGAGAAGGCCGTTCGAATGATAAGGGAGCTTGACGGCAAGGTGGCGGCGTTCGGAATGGGGGGCATTGACCTTTACATAAGCGCCGGCGGGCGAAGGTACGCGTTCCGCGAGGGCAAGAAGATCGCGAGGGCCGCGAAGGTCACCCCGATCGTTGACGGGTCCGGCCTGAAGAACACCCTGGAGCGCCGGGTAGTGGAATACCTGGTTAAGAACGACGTCGTGCCGCTAAGGGGCAAGAGGGTGCTGCTCGTCTGCGGCGTCGACCGCTTCGGCATGGCGGAGGCGCTGGCGGAAGCCGGCTGCGACCTGATATTCGGCGACCTGATATTCACCATAGGTGTGCCCGTCCCGATTAGGTCGCTTCGCATGCTCGACATACTGGCCCGCATCCTTGCGCCCATTCTCGTTCAGTTGCCATTCGAGATGCTCTACCCAACCGGCAAGAAGCAGGAACAGACGGTTCCCAAGTATGGCAAGTA